The following proteins are co-located in the Besnoitia besnoiti strain Bb-Ger1 chromosome Unknown contig00007, whole genome shotgun sequence genome:
- a CDS encoding putative atp synthase F1, epsilon subunit (encoded by transcript BESB_075420) — MMWRSSGVSFTRYAAEMAALLRQCLKEPYRTQAKQRNQIHLKETVFQNGQVLNRETFNDIKKAFEAAGKQGGDK; from the exons ATGATgtggcgaagcagcggagtTTCTTTCACCCGTTACGCCGCGGAGATGGCTGCGCTGCTGAGACA GTGCCTCAAGGAGCCCTACCGTAcacaggcgaagcagcgaaaTCAGATCCACCTAAAGGAAACCGTATTCCAGAACGGCCAAGTGCTTAACCGAG AGACCTTCAACGACATCAAGAAGGCATTTGAAGCTGCAGGCAAGCAAGGAGGCGACAAATAA
- a CDS encoding ribosomal protein RPL7 (encoded by transcript BESB_075430), translating to MEGAPVAERTKVKIARDEKLLEKMKKAKEVRVKKLREQRHALKLRTYKYVSEYRKEKENLIKLKREAKAQGGFYKEPEAKVILATRIKGINKLAPKPKMILRLFRLRQLHNAVFIKVNKATIEMLKAVQPFITYGYPSLKTIRQLVYKRGYAKVGKPGAHSRVRLQCNDIISENLGKYGIHGIEDLVHEIYTCGPYFKQANNFLWPFKLSSPRKGFTSKRHGYNEPRKGDWGNREEMINELVQRMI from the exons ATGGAGGGCGCGCCCGTTGCCGAGCGGACCAAGGTCAAGATCGCCCGCGACGAGAAGCTCCTcgagaagatgaagaaggcgaaggaagtCCGAGTGAAG AAGCTGCGCGAACAGCGCCATGCGCTCAAGCTGAGGACCTACAAGTATGTCAGCGAATAtaggaaggagaaggagaaccTCATCAAGCTGAAGCGCGAGGCCAAGGCACAGG GTGGCTTCTACAAGGAGCCCGAGGCGAAGGTCATCCTCGCGACCCGCATCAAGGGTATCAACAAGCTGGCGCCGAAGCCCAAGATGATTCTTCGTCTGTTCCGTCTTCGCCAGCTCCACAACGCCGTCTTCATCAAAGTGAACAAGGCCACCATCGAAATGCTGAAGGCTGTCCAGCCCTTCATCACCTACGGCTACCCGTCTCTTAAGACCATCCGCCAGCTCGTCTACAAGCGCGGCTACG CGAAGGTCGGGAAGCCCGGCGCTcactcgcgcgtgcgcctccagTGTAACGACATCATCTCGGAAAACCTGGGCAAGTACGGCATCCACGGCATTGAGGACCTCGTCCACGAAATCTACACGTGCGGTCCGTACTTCAAGCAGGCGAACAACTTCCTGTGGCCATTCAAGCTCAGCTCGCCTCGCAAGGGCTTCACCAGCAAGCGCCACGGCTACAACGAGCCGCGCAAGGGTGACTGGGGCAACAGAGAGGAAATGATCAACGAGTTGGTGCAGCGCATGATCTAA
- a CDS encoding putative pre-mRNA splicing factor subunit (encoded by transcript BESB_075410), whose product MAGYDRFSIQVQLQHLQSKYQGTGNAQTTKLEWATSIQRDTLASHVGHYPRLAYFAVVENENIKRLRYRFLNQLARPVAFPADEADKEEGVEKKNGEEKEDRMKEDEN is encoded by the exons ATGGCGGGCTACGACAGATTCAGCATTCAAGTCCAGCTTCAGCATCTGCAGAGCAAATACCAGGGCACTGGCAACGCTCAAACGACGAAACT CGAGTGGGCCACAAGCATCCAGCGCGACACTTTGGCGTCGCACGTCGGGCACTATCCGCGACTTGCGTACTTTGCCGTCGTGGAGAACGAAAACATCAAGAGGCTGCGCTACCGCTTCCTCAAC CAACTTGCGCGGCCGGTGGCGTTTCCAGCCGACGAGGCAGACAAGGAGGAAGGTgtagagaagaaaaacggcgaagagaaggaggaccGCATGAAAGAAGATGAAAACTGA
- a CDS encoding uncharacterized protein (encoded by transcript BESB_075440), whose amino-acid sequence MGKGSNACKKNTARARADEAKAKEPKSQLKSNQAAMSIKCKICMQPFMKTQSVSQLNEHATNKHSKTVAECFPDMAS is encoded by the exons ATGGGCAAGGGAAGCAACGCATGC AAGAAAAAcaccgcgcgggcgcgcgctgACGAAGCCAAGGCCAAGGAGCCCAAGTCGCAGCTCAAGTCAAACCAGGCGGCTATGTCTATTAAGTGCAAG ATTTGCATGCAGCCCTTcatgaagacgcagagcGTGTCGCAGCTGAACGAGCATGCGACAAACAAGCACAGCAAGACCGTCGCAGAGTGCTTCCCCGACATGGCGAGTTGA